One Manihot esculenta cultivar AM560-2 chromosome 18, M.esculenta_v8, whole genome shotgun sequence genomic window carries:
- the LOC122722488 gene encoding uncharacterized protein LOC122722488 — translation MSGASYSVESDPSEGSFEENRERMDVRREIELDVQRKDIGVQVNMDEESVDDTQNKDARISSSGEVDPSILSTAAKRGKKKVRGLKGSKKREFWNKLKSGLGSSSNRDSFRCERCGRLHKGVCLAGTTACFRCGQEGHVVRECRTAPWIAQSQRTFLSRVVQQEAATSDPVVPGTEQRNQREQQ, via the exons ATGAGTGGAGCTAGTTATTCTGTGGAATCAGACCCATCTGAAGGATCTTTTGAGGAAAACAGGGAAAGAATGGATGTAAGGAGAGAGATAGAAttagatgtgcaaagaaaggataTAGGAGTGCAAGTGAATATGGACGAAGAGTCTGTAGATGATACCCAGAATAAGGATGCCAGGATCTCtagttcaggagaagttgacCCCTCTATTTTGAGTACAGCTGCTAAAAGGGGGAAAAAGAAAGTCAGAGGccttaaagggtcaaagaagagggagttttggaataagttaaaGTCAGGGTTGGGTTCGAGTTCTAATAGGGATAGCTTTAGATGTGAGAGGTGTGGAAGgctgcataagggagtttgtcttgcagggacaacagcatgttttaggtgtggtcaggagggacatgtAGTTCGTGAGTGTCGTACTGCACCTTGGATAGCTCAGTCTCAGCGGACATTTTTAAGTAGAGTTGTTCAACAGGAGGCAGCCACATCAGACCCAGTAGTGCCAG gcacagaacagaggaaccagagagagcagcagtga